A section of the Lathamus discolor isolate bLatDis1 chromosome 6, bLatDis1.hap1, whole genome shotgun sequence genome encodes:
- the TSSC4 gene encoding U5 small nuclear ribonucleoprotein TSSC4 isoform X1, which translates to MEEFGGDLLIQRDAVLPELYCDHFTITNLVEVLRSLVALTGPLEGKLTQSEKKLFLGLHQRPQWSGSLKMGDQDAGEPFLGIAAGGDKDHEGAVPSDTVSLSDSDSDDLGLADEAEVDTISPEELSVDDGEYRSAETPDSSNSSHRSPVQPFHLRGMSSTFSLRSQSIFDCLEEAAKLSVPSMPEDNVVDGRFKRPLPPTTASGSMVLESLGKQVKAVQAPKTSPAVPDYVAHPERWTKYSLDGVSESSDKTNRAVAMEFLEGLKKRGKEQSSATQDSYTPYFNQDPSSCGAGRIVFSKPAKRGVDGLEKKTSSAGEDDKKYVKTDLKGKSLRKADDLREEDKVELGHLDSGSGKAREEDECMMTGDLNAEGNLNAKFSGAGEEPLVGTVGFHCNKKKNRKNFRPKADDEGEEEES; encoded by the exons ATGGAAGAGTTTGGTGGGGACCTTCTCATCCAGAGAGATGCCGTCCTGCCTGAGTTGTACTGTGACCACTTCACCATAACAAATCT GGTGGAAGTGCTGAGATCCTTGGTGGCTTTAACTGGCCCTCTGGAGGGGAAGCTGACTCAGTCTGAAAAGAAA CTGTTCCTGGGCCTACATCAAAGACCTCAGTGGAGTGGCAGCTTGAAGATGGGAGATCAGGATGCAGGTGAACCCTTTCTGGGGATAGCAGCTGGTGGGGACAAAGACCACGAAGGAGCTGTACCCTCAGACACAGTGTCGCTCAGCGATTCTGATTCTGATGACTTGGGGTTAGCAGATGAAGCAGAAGTTGATACAATATCTCCTGAGGAGCTGTCTGTAGATGATGGAGAGTACAGATCAGCAGAGACCCCTGACTCTTCAAACAGCAGTCACAGATCTCCTGTCCAGCCATTCCATCTGAGGGGCATGAGTTCTACGTTCTCCCTCCGTAGCCAGAGCATTTTTGATTGCCTGGAGGAGGCGGCCAAGTTGTCTGTACCCTCAATGCCTGAAGATAATGTTGTTGATGGGAGGTTTAAACGTCCATTGCCTCCAACCACAGCTTCAGGTAGCATGGTTCTAGAGAGCCTGGGAAAGCAAGTCAAAGCAGTGCAGGCTCCCAAAACCTCTCCTGCAGTGCCTGACTATGTGGCACACCCAGAGCGCTGGACCAAATACAGCCTAGATGGAGTTTCAGAGTCTAGTGACAAGACTAACAGGGCAGTGGCCATGGAATTTCTAGAGGGTCTgaagaaaagagggaaggaacaAAGCTCAGCTACCCAAGATAGCTACACCCCATACTTCAACCAGGACCCTTCCAGCTGTGGAGCTGGGAGGATTGTCTTCTCCAAACCAGCAAAAAGGGGTGTGGATggactggaaaagaaaacatcatcaGCAGGGGAGGATGATAAGAAATACGTGAAAAcagatctgaaaggaaaatctcTTAGGAAGGCTGATGATTTGAGGGAGGAAGATAAGGTTGAGCTGGGACACCTAGATAGTGGAAGTGGTAAGGCAAGAGAGGAGGATGAGTGCATGATGACAGGGGACCTGAATGCAGAAGGTAATCTTAATGCAAAGTTTAGTGGTGCAGGTGAAGAGCCATTGGTGGGAACAGTTGGATTCCACTgcaataagaaaaagaataggaaaaatTTCCGACCTAAAGCAGACgatgaaggggaggaggaagagtccTGA
- the TSSC4 gene encoding U5 small nuclear ribonucleoprotein TSSC4 isoform X2 produces MGDQDAGEPFLGIAAGGDKDHEGAVPSDTVSLSDSDSDDLGLADEAEVDTISPEELSVDDGEYRSAETPDSSNSSHRSPVQPFHLRGMSSTFSLRSQSIFDCLEEAAKLSVPSMPEDNVVDGRFKRPLPPTTASGSMVLESLGKQVKAVQAPKTSPAVPDYVAHPERWTKYSLDGVSESSDKTNRAVAMEFLEGLKKRGKEQSSATQDSYTPYFNQDPSSCGAGRIVFSKPAKRGVDGLEKKTSSAGEDDKKYVKTDLKGKSLRKADDLREEDKVELGHLDSGSGKAREEDECMMTGDLNAEGNLNAKFSGAGEEPLVGTVGFHCNKKKNRKNFRPKADDEGEEEES; encoded by the coding sequence ATGGGAGATCAGGATGCAGGTGAACCCTTTCTGGGGATAGCAGCTGGTGGGGACAAAGACCACGAAGGAGCTGTACCCTCAGACACAGTGTCGCTCAGCGATTCTGATTCTGATGACTTGGGGTTAGCAGATGAAGCAGAAGTTGATACAATATCTCCTGAGGAGCTGTCTGTAGATGATGGAGAGTACAGATCAGCAGAGACCCCTGACTCTTCAAACAGCAGTCACAGATCTCCTGTCCAGCCATTCCATCTGAGGGGCATGAGTTCTACGTTCTCCCTCCGTAGCCAGAGCATTTTTGATTGCCTGGAGGAGGCGGCCAAGTTGTCTGTACCCTCAATGCCTGAAGATAATGTTGTTGATGGGAGGTTTAAACGTCCATTGCCTCCAACCACAGCTTCAGGTAGCATGGTTCTAGAGAGCCTGGGAAAGCAAGTCAAAGCAGTGCAGGCTCCCAAAACCTCTCCTGCAGTGCCTGACTATGTGGCACACCCAGAGCGCTGGACCAAATACAGCCTAGATGGAGTTTCAGAGTCTAGTGACAAGACTAACAGGGCAGTGGCCATGGAATTTCTAGAGGGTCTgaagaaaagagggaaggaacaAAGCTCAGCTACCCAAGATAGCTACACCCCATACTTCAACCAGGACCCTTCCAGCTGTGGAGCTGGGAGGATTGTCTTCTCCAAACCAGCAAAAAGGGGTGTGGATggactggaaaagaaaacatcatcaGCAGGGGAGGATGATAAGAAATACGTGAAAAcagatctgaaaggaaaatctcTTAGGAAGGCTGATGATTTGAGGGAGGAAGATAAGGTTGAGCTGGGACACCTAGATAGTGGAAGTGGTAAGGCAAGAGAGGAGGATGAGTGCATGATGACAGGGGACCTGAATGCAGAAGGTAATCTTAATGCAAAGTTTAGTGGTGCAGGTGAAGAGCCATTGGTGGGAACAGTTGGATTCCACTgcaataagaaaaagaataggaaaaatTTCCGACCTAAAGCAGACgatgaaggggaggaggaagagtccTGA